One region of Gigantopelta aegis isolate Gae_Host chromosome 7, Gae_host_genome, whole genome shotgun sequence genomic DNA includes:
- the LOC121377882 gene encoding uncharacterized protein F54H12.2-like, which produces MSLLTDKDFVEGLPSALDLFTMPPYQTSVFQHYYVDVRPVSQITDSSPVEFQIANSGSDYVDLKRSRLHVKLKVSHSDGTVLGKDEHVAPVNLFMQALWSQVAVYLQGQLVSSANNHYPYKAYIQTLLNYGVEAKQSQLQSQLFYKDVGETQADIESTDPITGTNSGVSDRGAHIADSKTVTMEGPLCEDIFNMGRYMVNGVDMTVKLFRSSIPFCLMSGKSGQEYKIELLDIYFKICKLKMNSALILTHNKMFEKSNALYPFAKTEVKMSSIPASQQSYVWDSVYQSQCPNRLIVGFVDGDGVSGSYTKNPFNFQSSFVKTVGLYLDGVSVPGRPVEADDVSAYVNLFEGVNSWNLDCGNYIERTEFSLGNGLFVFNLEPVFVDSDYLSLLKNGNLRLEVQFKSALTKTVSCIVYGEFPSLIEIDQTRNVFVK; this is translated from the coding sequence atgtCACTCCTTACAGACAAAGACTTTGTGGAAGGTTTACCCAGTGCTTTGGATCTGTTTACTATGCCCCCATACCAAACGAGTGTGTTTCAACATTACTACGTCGATGTTAGACCTGTTAGTCAAATTACAGATTCGTCACCGGTAGAATTTCAAATTGCAAATAGTGGAAGTGACTACGTGGATTTGAAACGAAGTCGTTTACATGTTAAATTGAAAGTGAGTCATTCCGATGGAACAGTTTTGGGTAAGGACGAACACGTGGCCCCAGTAAATTTATTCATGCAAGCTCTGTGGTCGCAAGTCGCTGTGTACTTACAAGGTCAGCTGGTGAGTTCGGCGAACAATCATTATCCCTACAAAGCATACATTCAAACCTTACTGAACTATGGAGTAGAAGCTAAACAATCGCAACTCCAGTCTCAACTGTTTTACAAGGACGTCGGAGAGACACAAGCAGATATCGAAAGCACCGATCCTATCACTGGCACTAATTCTGGAGTATCGGATCGAGGAGCACACATCGCTGACAGCAAAACTGTTACCATGGAAGGGCCCCTGTgtgaagatatttttaacatggGCAGATATATGGTGAATGGGGTTGATATGACAGTTAAGTTATTTCGGAGCTCCATACCCTTTTGTTTGATGTCTGGGAAGTCCGGTCAGGAGTACAAGATCGAACTCTTAGATATTTACTTCAAGATATGTAAACTGAAAATGAACAGTGCACTTATTTTAACACATAACAAGATGTTTGAAAAGTCTAACGCCTTGTACCCATTCGCTAAAACCGAAGTTAAAATGAGTAGTATTCCGGCCTCTCAACAGAGTTACGTGTGGGACAGTGTGTACCAGTCGCAGTGTCCAAACAGGCTAATTGTTGGTTTTGTCGACGGTGACGGAGTGAGTGGATCATACACAAAGAACCCGTTTAACTTCCAGAGTTCATTCGTGAAAACGGTGGGCTTATATTTGGATGGTGTCAGTGTACCCGGTCGACCAGTCGAAGCAGATGACGTCAGTGCCTACGTGAATTTGTTTGAAGGTGTTAATAGCTGGAACCTGGATTGTGGAAATTATATTGAAAGAACTGAATTTTCTTTGGGAAATGGTCTGTTTGTGTTCAACCTTGAACCCGTTTTCGTGGACTCtgattatttaagtttattaaaaaacGGTAACTTAAGGTTAGAAGTGCAGTTTAAATCTGCATTAACAAAGACAGTGAGTTGTATAGTGTATGGTGAATTCCCCAGCTTGATTGAAATTGATCAAACCAGGAACGTGTTTGTCAAATAG
- the LOC121377881 gene encoding uncharacterized protein LOC121377881: MSSRVNPNTEKNERNKKGLEKYYTKPRDAGAFYGPKKFHDALKRRGLQTYKLKAVTQWLNDEDAYSLHKPVNRSFKRLRVRVNKKDEMFDMDLMDVSRHSKDNDGVRYLLIAIDILSRYLWAIPLVNKKPETVLEGFKTILKDKRIPKKVRVDKGTEFAGVFKQFLSKENIKLIVTQNEDIKSNFAERSIRTLRGLIARFTTYNNTHKYIDVLADLVHNYNNTVHSSLGLWAPVDVNKANEIKVWSHLYVEPMVKKLKVKKPLANFLFKVGDLTRISYLRKSFTKEQDLRWTEELFKIHSRRRRQSIPVYRLRDFHDEVLKGIFYTAELQKVNKNQDILWKIEKVLKKKKEKGKVYYLVRWLGWPPSFDSYIEEGELKTV; this comes from the coding sequence ATGTCATCCAGAGTGAACCCTAACACTGAAAAGAATGAACGTAACAAGAAAggacttgaaaaatattatacaaaaccGAGAGACGCTGGAGCTTTCTACGGACCAAAGAAGTTTCACGACGCTCTGAAGAGACGTGGTTTACAAACGTACAAGTTAAAAGCGGTAACACAGTGGTTGAACGACGAAGATGCGTACAGTCTTCACAAACCAGTGAACCGTTCATTCAAGCGTCTCCGAGTACGGGTTAACAAAAAAGATGAGATGTTTGACATGGATTTAATGGACGTCAGCCGCCATTCAAAAGACAACGATGGAGTTAGGTACCTGCTTATAGCTATTGACATTCTTTCGAGATACCTGTGGGCCATACCCCTTGTAAACAAGAAACCGGAGACGGTGTTAGAAGgcttcaaaacaattttaaaagacAAACGCATACCCAAGAAAGTTCGGGTAGACaaaggtacagagttcgcaggtGTATTCAAGCAGTTTctatcaaaagaaaacattaaactgattgTCACGCAGAATGAAGATATCAAAAGTAATTTCGCAGAAAGAAGTATTAGGACGCTTCGGGGTCTTATCGCGCGTTTTACGActtacaacaatacacacaaatacatagaCGTTTTAGCAGATCTAGTAcacaattataacaatacagttcACTCGTCACTGGGACTGTGGGCACCGGTTGATGTAAATAAAGCGAACGAAATTAAAGTGTGGAGTCATCTGTACGTCGAGCCCATGGTTaagaaacttaaagtaaagaaaCCATTggcaaactttttatttaaagtggGTGATTTAACGAGAATCAGCTATTTGCGTAAATCATTCACAAAGGAGCAGGACTTGAGGTGGACAGAAgagttgtttaaaatacattctaGAAGAAGACGACAAAGTATTCCAGTGTACAGACTGAGAGATTTTCACGACGAAGTGTtgaaaggtatattttatacggCCGAACTTcagaaagtaaataaaaatcaaGACATTCTGTGGAAAATCGAAAAagtgttaaaaaagaagaaggagaaggggAAAGTGTACTATTTGGTTCGGTGGTTAGGGTGGCCACCTAGCTTCGATTCGTACATAGAAGAAGGAGAACTGAAAACTGTGTGA